The Mobula birostris isolate sMobBir1 chromosome 6, sMobBir1.hap1, whole genome shotgun sequence genome has a window encoding:
- the LOC140199340 gene encoding T-cell-specific surface glycoprotein CD28-like isoform X3: MKDLYQLAISLICLLTGLKAPALAMKVSQPREVIVEKHNVTLRCTYNITGDKRGEAFRVTIYKDKPEKRNEVCSGFFNTSMLPFKSKGAVLCEIQPDEGSILIRFIGMNRSGWYFCQVEKMHPFPYTEDTGNGSWIFIKPDVIDRNPRRCPQVTHATLIVLGLVGILLLYSVIITYLHWIMKKDQEEQNSEYVNMEPPSHASGRKRKMQSIAHKPNAM, translated from the exons ATGAAGGACCTGTATCAGCTGGCTATTTCGCTCATCTGCCTTCTAACTGGCCTGAAGGCCCCAG CACTAGCGATGAAAGTTTCTCAGCCCAGAGAAGTCATCGTTGAAAAACACAACGTCACTCTGCGGTGCACATACAACATCACAGGAGACAAGAGAGGCGAGGCATTCCGGGTCACCATTTACAAAGATAAGCCGGAGAAAAGAAATGAAGTCTGCTCTGGCTTTTTTAACACGAGCATGCTGCCTTTCAAGTCGAAAGGTGCTGTGCTGTGTGAGATTCAGCCAGACGAAGGCAGCATATTGATAAGATTCATTGGCATGAACAGGTCTGGCTGGTACTTCTGCCAGGTGGAGAAAATGCATCCATTTCCCTACACAGAGGACACCGGGAATGGGTCTTGGATTTTCATCAAGCCAGATGTGATTG ATCGAAATCCGAGGCGGTGTCCTCAAGTCACCCATGCCACTCTGATCGTCTTAGGACTCGTGGGAATTCTCCTGCTATACAGCGTCATCATCACCTACCTGCACTGG ATAATGAAAAAAGACCAAGAGGAACAGAACAGTGAATATGTAAATATGGAACCTCCCAGTCATGCCTCTGGTAGAAAACGAAAAATGCAGTCAATTGCACATAAGCCCAATGCCATGTGA
- the LOC140199340 gene encoding T-cell-specific surface glycoprotein CD28-like isoform X1, whose translation MKDLYQLAISLICLLTGLKAPALAMKVSQPREVIVEKHNVTLRCTYNITGDKRGEAFRVTIYKDKPEKRNEVCSGFFNTSMLPFKSKGAVLCEIQPDEGSILIRFIGMNRSGWYFCQVEKMHPFPYTEDTGNGSWIFIKPDVIDRNPRRCPQVTHATLIVLGLVGILLLYSVIITYLHWPLGATACIPGMKEAVDMKCELIHNFDEPATATWNGQRWETGPRQDNEKRPRGTEQ comes from the exons ATGAAGGACCTGTATCAGCTGGCTATTTCGCTCATCTGCCTTCTAACTGGCCTGAAGGCCCCAG CACTAGCGATGAAAGTTTCTCAGCCCAGAGAAGTCATCGTTGAAAAACACAACGTCACTCTGCGGTGCACATACAACATCACAGGAGACAAGAGAGGCGAGGCATTCCGGGTCACCATTTACAAAGATAAGCCGGAGAAAAGAAATGAAGTCTGCTCTGGCTTTTTTAACACGAGCATGCTGCCTTTCAAGTCGAAAGGTGCTGTGCTGTGTGAGATTCAGCCAGACGAAGGCAGCATATTGATAAGATTCATTGGCATGAACAGGTCTGGCTGGTACTTCTGCCAGGTGGAGAAAATGCATCCATTTCCCTACACAGAGGACACCGGGAATGGGTCTTGGATTTTCATCAAGCCAGATGTGATTG ATCGAAATCCGAGGCGGTGTCCTCAAGTCACCCATGCCACTCTGATCGTCTTAGGACTCGTGGGAATTCTCCTGCTATACAGCGTCATCATCACCTACCTGCACTGG CCTCTTGGCGCCACTGCGTGCATTCCCGGGATGAAGGAGGCGGTTGACATGAAATGTGAACTGATTCACAATTTTGACGAACCCGCTACTGCTACGTGGAATGGCCAGCGCTGGGAGACAGGCCCAAGGCAAG ATAATGAAAAAAGACCAAGAGGAACAGAACAGTGA
- the LOC140199340 gene encoding T-cell-specific surface glycoprotein CD28-like isoform X2: MKDLYQLAISLICLLTGLKAPALAMKVSQPREVIVEKHNVTLRCTYNITGDKRGEAFRVTIYKDKPEKRNEVCSGFFNTSMLPFKSKGAVLCEIQPDEGSILIRFIGMNRSGWYFCQVEKMHPFPYTEDTGNGSWIFIKPDVIDRNPRRCPQVTHATLIVLGLVGILLLYSVIITYLHWPLGATACIPGMKEAVDMKCELIHNFDEPATATWNGQRWETGPRQGK, encoded by the exons ATGAAGGACCTGTATCAGCTGGCTATTTCGCTCATCTGCCTTCTAACTGGCCTGAAGGCCCCAG CACTAGCGATGAAAGTTTCTCAGCCCAGAGAAGTCATCGTTGAAAAACACAACGTCACTCTGCGGTGCACATACAACATCACAGGAGACAAGAGAGGCGAGGCATTCCGGGTCACCATTTACAAAGATAAGCCGGAGAAAAGAAATGAAGTCTGCTCTGGCTTTTTTAACACGAGCATGCTGCCTTTCAAGTCGAAAGGTGCTGTGCTGTGTGAGATTCAGCCAGACGAAGGCAGCATATTGATAAGATTCATTGGCATGAACAGGTCTGGCTGGTACTTCTGCCAGGTGGAGAAAATGCATCCATTTCCCTACACAGAGGACACCGGGAATGGGTCTTGGATTTTCATCAAGCCAGATGTGATTG ATCGAAATCCGAGGCGGTGTCCTCAAGTCACCCATGCCACTCTGATCGTCTTAGGACTCGTGGGAATTCTCCTGCTATACAGCGTCATCATCACCTACCTGCACTGG CCTCTTGGCGCCACTGCGTGCATTCCCGGGATGAAGGAGGCGGTTGACATGAAATGTGAACTGATTCACAATTTTGACGAACCCGCTACTGCTACGTGGAATGGCCAGCGCTGGGAGACAGGCCCAAGGCAAGGCAA ATAA